The Halarchaeum grantii genome includes a window with the following:
- a CDS encoding helix-hairpin-helix domain-containing protein yields the protein MDLGLLGPVFCVVWAVMWLVDRYRSRLPLRVRVWLGDIDLEDPRTEDAVKLAYIEGEITLDELERRLSVIVDPRAEQLQRSVEAVSGVGPKTAWSLAEAFADEDELRAASREELERVPNVGEERARAIRERL from the coding sequence ATGGATCTCGGACTGCTCGGGCCGGTGTTCTGCGTCGTCTGGGCCGTCATGTGGCTCGTGGACCGCTATCGGTCGCGCCTGCCGCTCCGGGTGCGCGTATGGCTTGGCGATATCGACCTCGAGGACCCACGGACGGAGGACGCGGTGAAGCTGGCGTACATAGAAGGAGAGATCACGCTGGATGAGTTGGAGCGGCGGCTGTCGGTAATCGTCGATCCGCGCGCCGAACAGTTACAGCGCTCGGTGGAGGCGGTGTCGGGGGTCGGGCCGAAGACGGCGTGGTCACTCGCGGAAGCGTTCGCTGACGAGGATGAGTTGCGTGCGGCGTCGCGCGAGGAGCTGGAGAGGGTGCCGAACGTCGGTGAGGAGCGTGCGCGAGCGATTCGCGAGCGTCTATAG